One Nocardia sp. BMG111209 DNA segment encodes these proteins:
- a CDS encoding TVP38/TMEM64 family protein, whose protein sequence is MLSKFRDPRTLVALAVVVALVAVALLAPHPSPQQIRDWAKSAGPLFPLVFLSVHTIVTIAPFPRTVFTLSAGLLFGPVLGVAVALTATTISAILALLLVRALDRDQVAARLTHPAVRAVDRRLARRGWLAVGSLRLIAPVPFSVINYCAGLSSVRMLPYVLATVVGIVPGTIGVVVLGDALTGRTDPALLVLSGVCIAIGVIGLIVDARWPVDEVAPEPAEVRP, encoded by the coding sequence GTGCTGAGCAAGTTCCGGGATCCCCGCACGCTGGTGGCGCTGGCGGTGGTGGTGGCACTGGTAGCGGTCGCGCTGCTGGCGCCGCATCCGTCCCCGCAGCAGATCCGGGACTGGGCGAAATCCGCCGGGCCGCTGTTTCCGCTGGTGTTCCTCTCGGTGCACACCATCGTGACGATCGCGCCGTTCCCGCGCACGGTGTTCACGCTCAGCGCGGGCCTGCTGTTCGGCCCGGTCCTCGGCGTCGCCGTGGCGCTCACGGCCACCACGATCAGCGCGATCCTGGCACTGCTGCTGGTCCGGGCACTGGACCGGGATCAGGTGGCCGCGCGGTTGACGCATCCGGCGGTGCGGGCGGTGGACCGGCGGCTGGCACGACGCGGCTGGCTCGCGGTCGGCTCGCTGCGGCTGATCGCCCCGGTGCCGTTCTCGGTGATCAACTACTGCGCCGGGCTGTCCTCGGTGCGGATGCTGCCCTATGTCCTGGCCACCGTGGTCGGCATCGTGCCCGGCACGATCGGCGTGGTGGTACTCGGCGACGCGCTGACCGGCCGGACCGATCCGGCGCTGCTGGTGCTGTCGGGGGTGTGCATCGCGATCGGCGTGATCGGGCTGATCGTCGACGCGCGGTGGCCGGTGGACGAGGTCGCCCCGGAACCGGCCGAGGTACGGCCCTAG
- a CDS encoding ribbon-helix-helix protein, CopG family: MGKTTRLTVSLDATVYEWVTRAAAAQGRSVSAVINEAVRRDLVRDSLAHMPIVPEDDALTTTAAAAEQARLAHGER, translated from the coding sequence ATGGGCAAGACGACGCGGCTGACGGTGAGCCTGGACGCGACGGTCTACGAATGGGTGACCCGGGCGGCGGCGGCCCAGGGCCGATCGGTGTCGGCGGTGATCAACGAGGCCGTGCGCCGGGATCTGGTCCGCGACAGCCTCGCCCACATGCCCATCGTGCCGGAGGACGACGCGCTGACCACGACCGCGGCCGCGGCGGAACAGGCGCGGCTCGCGCACGGCGAGCGCTGA
- a CDS encoding alpha/beta hydrolase-fold protein, with product MRLPRSRASLALSATLAVVLALAPLVAGPASADPVALPAAGTSGDGSRIDSVQAADGGGLTLQVYSAAMDKDIEVFVQRPADTGTPAPTLYLLNGAGGGEDTATWNARTDVLGFLGGKHVNVVEPIGGQWSYYTDWRAPDPVLGVNKWKTFLTEELPPLIDRSLGATGANAIAGLSMSGTSVLQLPIAAPGLYRSAASLSGCAQISDHVGHDFVTLVLADGGASPDNMYGPQDDPMWAANDPYVHADQLRGLNLFISNGSGLPGRYDTLNNPYGLPGVGGLANQVAVGGVLETATDYCAHNLQTRLDQLGIPATYDFQPTGTHSWGYWQDELKKSWPTLARGLGLPGN from the coding sequence GTGCGACTGCCGAGATCACGAGCGAGCCTCGCACTGTCCGCAACCCTGGCGGTCGTGCTCGCCCTCGCGCCGCTCGTCGCCGGTCCGGCGTCCGCCGACCCCGTCGCGCTACCCGCGGCCGGCACCTCCGGCGACGGCTCCCGGATCGACAGTGTGCAGGCGGCCGACGGCGGCGGCCTGACCCTGCAGGTGTACTCCGCGGCGATGGACAAGGACATCGAGGTCTTCGTGCAACGTCCGGCCGATACCGGCACGCCGGCGCCGACGCTGTACCTGCTCAACGGCGCGGGTGGCGGTGAGGACACCGCCACCTGGAACGCTCGCACCGACGTCCTGGGCTTCCTCGGCGGGAAACACGTCAACGTGGTCGAGCCGATCGGGGGGCAGTGGAGCTATTACACCGATTGGCGCGCACCGGATCCCGTACTCGGCGTGAACAAGTGGAAGACCTTCCTCACCGAGGAGCTGCCGCCGCTGATCGACCGCTCGCTCGGCGCCACCGGCGCCAACGCGATCGCCGGGCTGTCGATGTCGGGCACCTCGGTGCTGCAATTGCCGATCGCCGCCCCGGGCCTGTACCGCTCGGCGGCCTCGCTGTCGGGATGCGCCCAGATCAGCGACCATGTCGGGCACGATTTCGTCACCCTGGTGCTCGCCGACGGCGGTGCCAGTCCCGACAACATGTACGGCCCGCAGGACGATCCGATGTGGGCGGCCAACGACCCGTACGTCCACGCCGACCAGTTGCGCGGCCTGAATCTGTTCATCTCCAACGGTTCCGGCCTGCCCGGCCGGTACGACACCCTGAACAACCCGTACGGCCTGCCCGGGGTCGGCGGGCTGGCCAATCAGGTCGCCGTCGGCGGCGTGCTGGAGACGGCGACCGACTACTGCGCGCACAATCTGCAGACCCGCCTCGACCAGCTCGGCATTCCGGCCACCTACGACTTCCAGCCGACCGGCACCCACTCGTGGGGTTACTGGCAGGACGAACTGAAGAAGTCGTGGCCGACCCTGGCGCGCGGGCTCGGGCTGCCCGGAAACTGA